The following are encoded in a window of Mycoplasmopsis verecunda genomic DNA:
- a CDS encoding YbaB/EbfC family nucleoid-associated protein gives MNISPDFLRRVKTMQKELEIKQKELEEKEFTVEKQGITVVMKGDYTLVKIDVDDLLVDPEDKELMQDLIVIAINEVVDMIKEETEKLVPATPGMPF, from the coding sequence ATGAATATATCACCAGATTTTTTAAGAAGAGTTAAAACAATGCAAAAAGAACTCGAAATTAAACAAAAGGAATTAGAAGAAAAAGAATTTACAGTTGAAAAACAAGGAATCACAGTTGTAATGAAAGGTGATTACACACTTGTTAAAATTGATGTAGATGATTTACTTGTAGATCCTGAAGATAAAGAATTAATGCAAGATTTAATTGTTATAGCAATCAATGAAGTTGTTGATATGATTAAAGAAGAAACTGAAAAACTAGTTCCAGCTACACCTGGAATGCCATTTTAA
- the pyrH gene encoding UMP kinase has protein sequence MIKYKRILIKLSGEGFANKEKHLAIDYDLVSNIAHQLKDVVSQGVQVSIVIGGGNFWRGASAEKNGINRNRADYIGMLATIMNGLALCSGFEHIGLKARVQSSLNIDQRVAENYVNEKTLRYLEQGEVVIFAGGTGRPFFTTDTAATLYASEIGADVILMGKNGTDGVYDSDPKKNPNAHRYDHITYDEILEKKLQVMDLTATSMARDNNINLIVFNLLEENSILRALEGTITHTEVTK, from the coding sequence ATGATTAAATACAAAAGAATTTTAATTAAACTTTCTGGTGAGGGATTTGCTAATAAAGAAAAACACCTAGCAATTGATTATGATTTAGTATCTAATATTGCACACCAGTTAAAAGATGTAGTATCTCAAGGAGTTCAAGTTTCTATAGTGATTGGTGGAGGGAACTTCTGAAGAGGAGCTTCTGCTGAAAAGAATGGAATCAATAGAAATAGAGCTGATTACATAGGGATGTTAGCAACTATTATGAATGGTCTTGCATTATGTAGTGGTTTTGAACACATTGGACTAAAAGCACGTGTTCAGAGTTCTTTAAACATTGACCAAAGAGTTGCAGAAAATTATGTTAATGAAAAAACATTAAGATATTTAGAACAAGGCGAAGTTGTTATCTTTGCAGGTGGTACTGGAAGACCATTTTTCACAACTGATACAGCTGCAACATTATATGCTTCAGAAATTGGAGCTGATGTTATTTTAATGGGAAAAAATGGAACTGATGGTGTTTACGATTCAGATCCTAAGAAAAATCCTAATGCACATCGTTATGACCATATTACATATGATGAAATACTTGAAAAGAAATTACAAGTTATGGATTTAACTGCTACAAGTATGGCAAGAGATAATAATATCAATCTAATTGTTTTCAATCTCCTTGAAGAAAATTCTATTTTAAGAGCTCTTGAAGGAACTATTACTCATACGGAGGTAACTAAATAA
- a CDS encoding toprim domain-containing protein, which translates to MFYTDDINTFIAKAKKIPGISKKQAEKIVYWILESEQNDVFELSKLIQDIKIETKFCPICTNLMHEDKCSICDNPERSNSLFVIENLQAMKKIEDANFYNGKYYILPFMIEKERDVVKYQNEINEFVKYASSFDEIILGISPTLKGEITNKYLKVALQNANLNVTKLAIGVPLGSSLDYMDEITIKFALNNRQK; encoded by the coding sequence ATGTTTTATACTGACGATATCAACACTTTCATAGCTAAAGCTAAGAAAATACCAGGTATCAGTAAAAAGCAAGCTGAGAAAATCGTATATTGAATTCTTGAGTCAGAGCAAAATGATGTTTTTGAATTAAGTAAATTAATTCAAGATATCAAAATAGAAACTAAATTTTGTCCTATATGCACAAACTTAATGCACGAGGATAAATGTAGTATCTGTGATAATCCTGAACGTAGTAATTCACTATTTGTTATCGAAAACTTGCAAGCAATGAAAAAGATTGAAGATGCCAATTTCTATAATGGAAAATACTATATCTTACCTTTCATGATTGAAAAAGAAAGAGATGTAGTCAAATATCAAAATGAAATCAATGAGTTTGTAAAATATGCAAGCTCTTTTGATGAAATAATTCTAGGAATTTCTCCAACATTAAAGGGTGAAATTACTAATAAATATCTTAAAGTAGCATTACAAAATGCTAATTTAAATGTAACTAAATTAGCCATTGGAGTTCCGCTTGGTTCTTCATTAGACTATATGGATGAAATTACCATTAAATTCGCATTAAATAATAGACAAAAATAA
- a CDS encoding DUF2130 domain-containing protein: MSNKINIKIKDFDSLEIELLSNAFKGDYVSLLDLGPDNISVLFDKYKEQSSAFISKIKQQGVEEYIKDLEKRDEVIELLNNKKEWFVKKLNEKDQQINENIDKLNEQKNQIDVLNTKLQTANEQSKLEIENALIKINSEYETQIKSLNNQIELLRKQHQAKLEAIEENKALSIQNTLASEKEKIKKEFNDKLNQEIEKVVVKSKAEQKQQDEELANKDKEIYSSKIEELKNEVLSLKNENIKLTQAKYMMSTKEVGENFEDSIENYLDELYGVNPYIICERTTESKNSEGKNTNEKGEGSKPDFKITFYNTQDGRNDEVVGCIIIEAKNQASLQGNQKNKSFYKKLDKERSKFKAEIAFLVTTLEPHESYFVKNIKDYPSVYQMRFEAIPQMINIWHRFFNERAKLHRLDINLESKAKLLAKFDDFKRELIDTKARLFGETIDNMMKQVDNMSIALDKLREYIDNELKKRYERLVKKIESFSLQKEFKNINDDEDLEVHPALENKVKSIENIQDVEIIDEQ, from the coding sequence ATGAGTAATAAAATTAATATTAAAATTAAAGATTTTGATTCATTAGAAATCGAATTATTATCTAATGCATTTAAAGGTGATTATGTTTCACTATTAGATTTAGGGCCAGATAATATTTCAGTATTATTTGATAAATATAAGGAACAAAGTTCAGCTTTTATTTCTAAAATCAAACAACAAGGTGTAGAAGAATACATCAAGGATCTTGAGAAGCGAGATGAAGTAATTGAATTACTCAACAATAAAAAAGAATGATTCGTAAAAAAACTCAATGAAAAAGATCAACAAATAAATGAGAATATAGATAAATTAAATGAACAAAAAAATCAAATTGATGTTTTAAATACTAAACTTCAAACAGCTAATGAACAAAGTAAGCTAGAAATTGAAAATGCCTTAATAAAAATTAATTCTGAGTATGAAACACAAATTAAAAGTTTAAATAATCAAATCGAATTATTAAGAAAACAACACCAAGCTAAATTAGAAGCTATTGAAGAAAATAAAGCTTTAAGTATCCAGAATACTCTAGCTTCTGAAAAAGAAAAAATTAAAAAAGAGTTTAATGATAAGCTGAATCAAGAAATTGAAAAAGTAGTTGTTAAATCAAAAGCAGAACAAAAGCAACAAGATGAAGAGTTGGCAAATAAAGATAAAGAAATATACAGCAGTAAGATTGAAGAATTAAAAAACGAAGTTTTATCATTAAAGAACGAAAACATCAAATTAACTCAAGCTAAATACATGATGTCAACTAAAGAGGTTGGAGAAAACTTTGAAGATTCAATCGAAAACTATTTAGATGAATTATATGGTGTAAATCCTTATATCATATGTGAAAGAACGACTGAGTCTAAAAATAGTGAAGGTAAAAACACAAACGAAAAAGGTGAGGGTTCTAAACCTGACTTTAAGATTACATTTTACAATACCCAAGATGGTAGAAATGATGAAGTAGTAGGATGTATAATAATTGAAGCCAAGAATCAAGCTTCACTTCAAGGAAACCAAAAAAATAAATCATTCTATAAAAAATTAGATAAAGAAAGATCTAAATTTAAGGCTGAAATAGCATTTTTAGTAACTACACTAGAACCACATGAATCCTATTTTGTAAAAAATATTAAAGATTATCCAAGTGTCTATCAAATGAGATTTGAAGCTATTCCTCAAATGATAAATATATGACATAGATTTTTTAATGAAAGAGCTAAACTTCATAGACTGGATATTAATTTAGAATCTAAAGCCAAATTACTTGCAAAATTTGATGATTTTAAAAGAGAGCTAATAGATACTAAAGCAAGATTATTTGGAGAAACAATTGATAATATGATGAAACAAGTAGATAATATGTCTATTGCTTTAGATAAATTAAGAGAATATATTGATAACGAACTAAAAAAACGTTACGAAAGACTGGTTAAGAAAATAGAATCATTTTCTTTACAAAAGGAATTTAAAAACATTAATGACGATGAGGACTTAGAAGTTCATCCTGCTTTAGAAAATAAAGTTAAAAGTATTGAAAATATTCAAGATGTTGAAATAATTGATGAACAATAA
- the rsmI gene encoding 16S rRNA (cytidine(1402)-2'-O)-methyltransferase — translation MAKLYIVGTPIGNLEDITLRALRVLREVNYIACEDTRVTHKLLEKYEITNKKLLTYNNFTEKSSSKGIIDLIKNGNDVALVSDAGMPVVSDPGFEVISQAKANDIEIEIIPGVNAAITAFVGSNFSNDFTFLGFIKDKSQQRINQLSTLEIGTYIFYVSPHKLLSTLQDINTVFLGKEKVCLAKELTKMHETWFFGTAEELYEQFNALDSIKGEFTMVLNIPKIKRVKVNKYKKD, via the coding sequence ATGGCTAAATTATATATTGTAGGAACACCAATTGGAAATCTAGAAGATATCACATTAAGAGCACTTCGTGTTTTAAGAGAAGTTAATTATATAGCATGTGAAGATACTCGTGTAACTCACAAATTATTAGAAAAATATGAAATAACTAACAAGAAGTTATTAACATATAACAACTTCACTGAAAAAAGTTCATCAAAAGGAATTATTGATTTAATTAAAAATGGAAATGATGTTGCTTTAGTTTCTGATGCCGGGATGCCTGTAGTTTCAGATCCTGGATTTGAAGTTATTTCTCAAGCAAAAGCAAATGATATAGAAATTGAAATTATACCTGGAGTAAATGCGGCTATTACAGCTTTTGTAGGATCTAATTTTTCGAACGATTTTACTTTCTTAGGTTTTATTAAAGATAAATCACAACAAAGAATAAATCAACTTTCAACACTTGAAATTGGAACATATATTTTTTATGTATCTCCACATAAATTATTATCAACTCTGCAAGATATAAATACAGTTTTTCTCGGTAAAGAAAAAGTGTGTTTAGCTAAAGAATTAACTAAAATGCATGAAACATGATTTTTTGGTACAGCTGAAGAATTATATGAACAATTTAATGCTTTAGATAGTATTAAAGGTGAATTTACCATGGTGCTAAATATCCCAAAAATCAAAAGAGTTAAAGTTAATAAGTATAAGAAAGATTAA
- the dnaX gene encoding DNA polymerase III subunit gamma/tau, whose translation MSYKTLYRKYRPKTFEEVVGQNHVVKTLQNIIATNKIGHAYLFCGPKGTGKTSVAKIFANVLNCSHKNNATKACDLCLQNFNDSLDIIEMDAASNNGVDEIRDLKEKIEQAPINSKYKIYIIDEVHMLTKSAFNALLKTLEEPPMHSIFILATTDVQKVPLTIRSRVQSFNFNRMSDKDIITHVGQILDAEGIKYELEALRIIARLSSGGMRDGLSIADQASAFNSGNITADSLYSNFGIISTNETVNLMQLIISANAYDLVAKLNDLEKKGIDPNQLTLSLISFVKEKILYLKTKSKDLLSTYNENELNLINIKLSNCFSLADALYDIFVKIQKSSFPFEIIQLGLLKALQEFDNTPEIVTEKVVHNITSNNNQNIIIDTAPIINNVAPAPNVEEKIIETVEELENDNDALDLNKEPEINIQQHTTESILNLVSSSFKFDVKPVIDIDLVGENKEEEIIQTTDNNKLTDLVDEKVHAFLNAPNEDTFLADKLIKQDNDESFAQMDLSYNSTIENNNKAKTMVNEMLNQTREFLLHNNDYEGDVKDVDAEIINEQLQTGEKENLISTREIDINKLQDFSSIESNEDTPLPTKIPYKEYLAKRTIEEYVNDARWIQSNPTQNLTALFRNNLNNIDSILYSKPEFNEQAALFKQIKIMFGSERFIVVTSNKQNVLDEIAEKGDSEWMQNFITYLFGQPYKHIYPISYGQVQAIQEYIKNNKDNLPPIVEPDTLDELARENNDEWFIKRANLFR comes from the coding sequence ATGAGTTACAAGACATTATATCGAAAATATCGTCCCAAAACTTTTGAAGAAGTTGTTGGTCAAAACCATGTAGTAAAAACATTGCAAAATATCATTGCTACAAATAAAATCGGACATGCTTATTTATTTTGTGGGCCAAAAGGTACAGGAAAAACTTCTGTAGCTAAAATTTTTGCTAATGTTTTAAATTGCTCCCATAAGAATAATGCAACAAAAGCTTGTGATTTATGTTTACAAAATTTTAATGATAGTCTAGATATTATTGAAATGGATGCAGCATCAAATAATGGTGTTGATGAAATAAGAGATTTAAAAGAGAAAATCGAACAAGCTCCAATTAATTCTAAATATAAAATTTACATAATTGATGAGGTTCACATGTTAACCAAAAGTGCTTTTAATGCACTTTTAAAAACATTAGAAGAACCTCCAATGCATTCGATATTTATTTTAGCAACAACTGATGTACAAAAAGTACCCTTAACCATTCGTTCTAGAGTTCAATCATTTAATTTTAATCGGATGAGTGATAAAGATATCATTACTCATGTAGGACAAATATTAGATGCAGAAGGTATTAAATATGAACTAGAAGCTCTAAGAATAATTGCGAGATTATCAAGTGGTGGAATGAGAGATGGTTTATCAATTGCTGATCAAGCATCGGCTTTCAACAGTGGAAATATAACAGCTGATTCTTTATATTCAAACTTCGGAATTATTTCAACAAATGAAACAGTTAATTTAATGCAATTAATAATTAGTGCTAATGCTTATGATTTAGTTGCTAAATTAAACGATTTAGAGAAAAAAGGAATTGATCCTAATCAATTAACCTTATCTCTTATTTCATTTGTTAAAGAGAAAATTTTATATTTAAAAACTAAATCAAAAGATTTATTATCAACTTATAATGAAAATGAATTAAATTTAATTAATATTAAGTTAAGTAATTGTTTTTCATTAGCGGATGCTTTATATGATATCTTTGTAAAGATTCAAAAAAGTTCATTTCCATTTGAAATTATTCAGTTAGGGCTTTTAAAAGCATTACAAGAATTTGATAATACACCAGAAATAGTAACTGAAAAAGTTGTGCATAATATTACTTCAAATAATAATCAAAATATTATTATTGACACAGCACCGATAATAAATAATGTTGCACCAGCTCCTAATGTTGAAGAAAAAATAATTGAAACTGTTGAAGAATTAGAAAACGATAATGATGCTTTAGATTTAAATAAAGAACCTGAAATAAATATACAGCAACATACAACTGAAAGTATTTTAAATTTAGTTTCTTCTAGCTTCAAATTCGATGTAAAACCAGTAATAGATATTGATTTAGTTGGAGAAAATAAAGAAGAAGAAATTATTCAAACTACTGATAATAATAAGCTTACTGATTTAGTAGATGAAAAAGTGCATGCATTTTTAAATGCACCAAACGAAGATACTTTTTTAGCTGATAAGCTAATTAAACAAGATAATGATGAATCATTTGCACAAATGGATTTATCTTATAATTCTACAATTGAAAATAATAATAAAGCTAAAACAATGGTTAATGAAATGCTAAACCAAACTAGAGAATTTTTACTTCATAACAATGATTATGAGGGTGATGTAAAAGATGTTGATGCTGAAATTATTAATGAGCAATTGCAAACAGGCGAAAAAGAAAATCTTATCTCAACTAGAGAAATTGACATAAACAAACTACAAGATTTTAGCTCTATTGAGTCAAATGAAGATACACCATTACCAACTAAAATACCTTATAAAGAGTATTTAGCTAAAAGAACCATTGAAGAATATGTTAATGATGCAAGGTGGATTCAAAGTAATCCAACACAAAATTTAACTGCATTATTTAGAAATAATTTAAATAATATTGATTCAATTCTATATTCAAAACCTGAATTTAATGAGCAAGCTGCTTTATTTAAACAGATTAAAATTATGTTCGGGTCAGAACGTTTTATTGTAGTAACTTCTAACAAACAAAATGTACTTGATGAGATAGCAGAAAAAGGTGATAGTGAATGAATGCAAAATTTCATTACATATCTTTTTGGTCAACCATATAAACATATTTATCCAATTTCATATGGTCAAGTACAAGCAATACAAGAATATATCAAAAACAATAAGGATAATTTACCACCAATTGTAGAACCAGATACATTAGATGAATTAGCTAGAGAAAATAATGATGAATGATTTATAAAAAGAGCTAATTTATTTAGATAA
- a CDS encoding ribonuclease HIII, which translates to MKFLEDDILVSKLVFNEVIGVDETGVGDYFTPLVACAAYVPNKYIKFLMDLGVKDSKKISDTRIMQIAPKLMEIIPYSTYILSQPGFNKLSKDYNNNELKFFAHASALSNLHNHKAKDIENANLIIIDKYSTTNAILKYHSKVFDNNWANLYEFSLPTLLIEKAEDVHISVACASIIARYKLLQYMQNQCKEWNFNFSLGASKKVKEQVRDFALTYGESKLNEVCKLNFKIK; encoded by the coding sequence ATGAAATTCTTAGAGGATGATATTTTAGTTTCTAAATTAGTCTTTAATGAAGTTATAGGGGTTGATGAAACTGGTGTAGGGGATTATTTTACCCCATTAGTTGCTTGTGCTGCCTATGTACCGAATAAATATATAAAGTTTCTAATGGATTTAGGAGTAAAGGATTCTAAGAAAATAAGTGATACTAGAATCATGCAAATTGCTCCTAAACTAATGGAAATTATCCCTTATTCTACTTACATACTATCTCAACCAGGATTTAATAAATTATCTAAAGACTACAATAATAATGAATTAAAATTCTTTGCTCATGCTAGTGCATTATCAAATTTACATAACCATAAAGCAAAGGATATTGAAAATGCTAATTTAATTATTATTGATAAATATTCAACAACAAATGCAATATTAAAATATCATTCAAAAGTTTTTGACAATAACTGAGCAAACTTATATGAATTCTCCTTACCAACTTTACTTATTGAAAAAGCTGAAGATGTGCATATTTCAGTTGCATGTGCTTCTATAATAGCAAGATATAAATTGTTGCAATATATGCAAAATCAATGCAAAGAATGAAACTTCAACTTTTCATTAGGAGCTAGTAAAAAGGTTAAAGAACAAGTTAGAGATTTTGCCTTAACTTATGGAGAATCAAAATTAAATGAAGTTTGCAAACTTAATTTTAAAATTAAATAA
- the tmk gene encoding dTMP kinase, with product MFISFEGLDGSGKTTITQKLVAKLNEMHPGLNALWTREPGGRDIREAEKIREIILDKASELSPVAEALLYTTSRRIHLEKVIWPALERKQIVICDRYVDSFYAYQGYARELGIEFVKAITNIVINNTMPDITVFLNLTPEQSKQRRESTRLVEDRMEQEKVEFHNLVYKGYWTLIKEDAKRFMIIDAMQSEEEVLQDIINQLHQHPKFLAYLEKHYAK from the coding sequence ATGTTTATATCATTTGAAGGTTTAGATGGATCAGGAAAAACAACAATTACACAGAAATTGGTTGCTAAATTAAATGAAATGCACCCTGGATTAAATGCTTTATGAACAAGGGAACCAGGTGGAAGAGATATTCGTGAAGCTGAAAAAATAAGAGAAATTATTTTAGACAAAGCTTCAGAACTTTCACCTGTTGCCGAGGCATTACTATATACAACTAGCCGTAGAATCCACCTTGAAAAAGTTATATGACCAGCATTAGAAAGAAAACAAATTGTCATTTGTGATAGATATGTTGACAGTTTTTATGCTTATCAAGGTTATGCAAGAGAATTAGGAATTGAATTTGTTAAAGCAATAACAAATATCGTGATAAATAACACAATGCCTGATATTACTGTATTTCTAAATTTAACACCTGAACAATCTAAACAAAGACGTGAAAGTACAAGACTAGTTGAAGACAGAATGGAACAAGAAAAAGTTGAATTTCACAATCTTGTTTACAAAGGATATTGAACATTAATAAAAGAAGATGCTAAACGTTTTATGATAATAGATGCAATGCAAAGCGAAGAAGAAGTTTTACAAGATATAATTAACCAGCTTCATCAGCACCCTAAGTTTTTAGCATACTTGGAGAAACATTATGCTAAATAG
- a CDS encoding sigma factor-like helix-turn-helix DNA-binding protein, which yields MNNKSLENIEKYTALFDKYGNLLTQNQQQVFKLYYEQDLSYAEVAEILATTRSAAYDTLNKAIKNLLKYEKQLG from the coding sequence ATGAATAATAAGTCACTTGAAAATATCGAAAAATATACCGCTTTATTTGATAAATACGGTAACTTACTAACTCAAAATCAACAACAAGTATTTAAGTTATATTATGAACAAGACTTATCATATGCCGAAGTTGCTGAAATACTTGCAACAACACGTTCAGCAGCTTACGATACTTTAAATAAAGCTATTAAAAACTTATTAAAATACGAGAAACAATTAGGATAA
- a CDS encoding Cof-type HAD-IIB family hydrolase: MAKEKERYLFAIDLDGTTLQSSATGVIHDRTVSAIKRATEEGHIVCILTGRPWRSTKFIYDSLGLNTVVSNFNGAHIHHPYNQEFIPYIKYLNLNEALYIVGDPLVQKEITNLAIEGPDWVQLDHRDEELEKVFGFTTSSKLQIGLDYHKLPLMPTGVIFDVKPTTDVASLRKYLKVRYGDLAEFSYWSKGEGLTPVFDITNTQANKGKALSLLIRYYDIKIENTIALGDGFNDVPMFKIANVSVAMNNASKDVKKYASIRCSKTNKEGGVGEYIHKFLDNPQAEIDKSNARKRKIQAVEEE; this comes from the coding sequence ATGGCGAAAGAAAAAGAAAGATACTTATTTGCTATCGATTTAGATGGTACAACACTACAATCAAGTGCAACAGGAGTTATTCATGATAGAACTGTAAGTGCTATTAAAAGAGCTACTGAAGAAGGACATATTGTATGTATTTTAACAGGTAGACCTTGAAGAAGTACTAAGTTTATTTATGATTCACTTGGATTAAATACTGTTGTTTCGAACTTCAATGGTGCTCACATTCACCATCCATACAACCAAGAATTTATTCCTTACATTAAATACCTTAACTTAAATGAAGCACTATATATTGTTGGGGACCCACTAGTACAAAAAGAAATTACTAACTTAGCAATTGAAGGACCTGATTGAGTTCAATTAGATCACAGAGATGAAGAATTAGAAAAGGTATTTGGATTTACTACAAGTTCAAAACTTCAAATTGGATTAGATTACCACAAATTACCTTTAATGCCAACTGGAGTTATTTTTGATGTTAAGCCAACTACAGATGTTGCTTCATTAAGAAAATATCTTAAAGTACGTTATGGAGACTTAGCAGAATTTTCATACTGATCAAAAGGTGAAGGGCTAACACCTGTGTTTGATATTACAAATACTCAAGCTAACAAAGGGAAAGCATTAAGTTTATTAATTCGTTACTACGATATTAAAATCGAAAACACAATTGCATTAGGTGATGGATTTAATGATGTACCTATGTTTAAAATTGCTAATGTTTCAGTTGCAATGAACAATGCATCTAAAGATGTTAAGAAATATGCTTCAATTAGATGTAGCAAAACAAATAAAGAAGGTGGTGTGGGTGAATACATTCACAAATTCCTAGACAATCCACAAGCTGAAATCGATAAATCAAATGCTAGAAAAAGAAAAATTCAAGCTGTTGAGGAAGAATAA
- the frr gene encoding ribosome recycling factor has protein sequence MEIEMYLMELEEKCDKAISHYRFELSKISTGRANPQIIKGIRVNYYDTMTPLEELANISVPEPQQLLIKPYDITSVREINKALEKANLGILPVDEGSQIRLTFPALTTERRKEMTKSLAKLTEAAKVGVRNARQDVNKAIKADEELSEDLQKNYLDRIQKEVDKEIAKIDEITKEKQDELMNK, from the coding sequence ATGGAAATAGAAATGTATTTAATGGAACTTGAAGAAAAATGTGATAAGGCTATTTCACATTATCGTTTCGAATTATCAAAAATATCTACAGGAAGAGCTAATCCACAAATTATTAAAGGTATTAGAGTAAATTACTATGATACTATGACACCATTGGAAGAATTAGCAAATATTTCAGTTCCTGAGCCACAACAATTATTAATTAAACCTTATGATATAACTTCAGTAAGAGAAATTAATAAAGCGCTTGAAAAAGCTAATTTAGGAATTTTACCGGTAGATGAAGGAAGTCAAATTAGATTAACATTCCCAGCATTAACTACTGAAAGACGTAAAGAAATGACAAAATCCTTAGCTAAGTTAACTGAAGCTGCTAAAGTTGGTGTAAGAAATGCTCGTCAAGATGTTAATAAAGCCATTAAAGCAGATGAAGAATTATCTGAAGACTTACAAAAGAATTATTTAGATAGAATTCAAAAAGAAGTAGATAAAGAAATAGCTAAAATTGATGAAATCACTAAAGAAAAACAAGATGAATTAATGAATAAATAA